Genomic DNA from Halobaculum sp. MBLA0147:
GGCGTCGACGCTCCGTTCGAACGGCTGTGAGCCCTCTCGGGTCTCGAACCGACCGCTGATCGTGTAGTCCGTCATGTCTCCGAGTGGCGGGGGCACGGGGAAGTACCTTCCGACTCTCGGAGGTTCTCGTCCCCGACTCCCGGAGATTCTGGTCGCCGATCACCGCAGGTTCTCGTCTCCGAGTCCCGGAGAGTCTGGTCGTCAGCCCCGACGGATTCCCGCCGTCGGTCTCCTCACTCGGTGAACGTCTCGATCCCGGCCGCGGGGTAGCCGACGACGAGGTCCGCACCGGCCTCTTTGAGTGTCGACACGCGCTCGCCGACGGTCTCGTGGTCACCGACCAGCGCGTAGTCGCGGACCGCCTGGGTCAACACCTCTCTGGCGCGCCCCGAGGCACTCGCGTCGGTCGCGGCGTCGTCCGGCAGCGCCCGCCGGACGGGGCCGCGCCGTGCCGCGTACGCCCCGACGGCGTCGAGGATCGCGTCCTCGTCGTCCGTCGGCACCGTCGGCGCGTACACCGCCACGTCGCCCTCGAAGCCGGCGGCACGCAGCCCACGCAGGGCGGACTCGGTCCGCCGCGAGAGGAGTTCGTACTGTACCCCGCCGGCGGCCAGCGCCAGTCGTTCGACACTCTCGGTGCCGACCCACGGATCCGCCGCCGTCTCGACGGCGGCACCGAGTCGCGGCGCGACGGCTCGCTCCTGCTCGGCATCGTCGAGGTACGCGCCGTGGCCCGCGACGAGGACCCGTCGCGCGTCCGCCGGGAGTCTGTCGAGCAGCCCGTCGTCGCCGAGCGGGTCGAACCCGTCGGCACGCACCGGCGTCGTCACGCGGAGTGTGGTCCGGTCCGCGAGCGCCGCCAGCGTCTCCGCGTCCGGGAGCGCCTCGCGCCCCTCGTAGTCGACACACACCAGATCGAACGGCGTGTCGGTCGCCGCCAGCGGCGCCGTCTCCGTCGGTTTCACCACCACGCCGTCGATCCCCGTCCGTTCGATCGCCGTACGTCCCGTCGTCGTCGCCGTTGTCACGTTCATACTGATCCGTCTCCAGCGTCGTCACTCGTCCGTCCCTCACGGTACCACTCCCGTCCACGTCTCCGGCGGCAGTAGTGGGTTCGATGTGTGTCGTGCCGAGAGAGCAGTCGCTTCCGTCCGTCTCGCCGTCGGTACGTCGCTCGTGTCGCTCCCGCAAGAGAACTACCGTGGTCGCGGAACGCGATCCATCGCCTGTGCGGCCATGACCATATCGTCACACGGTGACGAGTATAAATCTGCCGTCGGTGGCGACACTGGCGCCACCGGCGACAGCGACGAGTCGGAGAGTGACCGACGGCCGACGTGGCGTCTCCACCACCGACGAGACGGCGAGTTGTCGACGACCGACGTGACGTCTCCGCCGGAGTACCGGTCGGCCGTTCGACGAAGGCGTGTCGCGTGTTCGGGTCTCGACAACCGAAAGGGGTATCTGACACCCAGACGACTGTCCCCACGATGGACTCAGTGGTCGGGAGCCGGGGACGGACGCGGCCGACGGCCGGAGCGTCGGCCGAAGGGTACTTTGACGTAGCCCCGGACGTGATTGACGCAGTGACAAACGGAGTTGTCGGAACATGAGTGAGGATCTCCCGTCAGTGCTGGTCGTCGAGGACGAGGCCGATCTCGCGGATCTGTACGCGGCCTGGCTCGGCGGCGAGTACGACGTCCGGACGGCGTACGGCGGTCACGAGGCGATCGACCAGTTGAGTGAGGAGATCGACGTGATCCTCCTCGACCGTCGGATGCCGGGCCTGTCGGGCGACGAGGTGCTGGTGTCCGTCCGCGATCGCGGCGTCGACGCCCGCGTCGCGATGGTCACGGCCGTCGAGCCCGACTTCGACATCGTCGAGATGGGGTTCGACGACTACCTGGTGAAGCCGGTCACCCGCGAGAAGCTGATGGAGACCGTCGAGTCGCTGCTGCGGCGCAGCGAGTACGACAGTGGTGTCCAAGAGCTGTACGCCGTCGCCTCGAAGAAGGCGGTCCTCGAGTCGGAGAAGGGGCAGGCCGCGCTCGAAGAGTCGGAAGAGTACGCGGATCTCGAGGCGCGGTACGACGAACTCCAAGCCGAACTCGACACGCAGATCGAGGAGTTCTCCGACCACGGCGAGTTCGAGCAGGCGTTCAAGCAGTTCGACAAGGGCGACCCCAGCGAGGACGACGACGGCGACGACGACCTCGACTTCGGGATCTGACGACCGCGACCGCTCGACCGTCCGCGGCCACCTCCTGCGACACGCCGTTGTCTCTACGACGCTCCACCTCCGCTACGACGCTCCGTTCTCACCGAGGTCTCGGACACGGTCGGCGTACCCACTACCGACCGGCAGTGGGGAAGACGAAGTGAGCCGCCGAGCGACGGGTGTCAGTAGTTCCGCGAGATGAGGTACTCGGCGAGGTCGTCCAGCAGCGCACGCGCCTCGTTGTCGGGCAACGCCGACAGTCGGTCGCGACCCTCGTCCGCGAGTTCCTGGGCGCGGTCGCGGGCGAAGTCGATACTCCCCGCCTCCTCGAGGACGGCGACGGCCTCCTCGACGGCGTCCTCGGTCACGTCTTCGGGGGTCTCGGCGTCGACCAGACCGTCCACGTCGACACCCTGCTGGCGGGCGTGGAGTGTGACCATCGTCTCCTTCCCCTCGACGAGGTCCGACCCACGCTGTTTGCCCAGCTTCTCCGAGGGAGTCGTCAGGTCCAACAGGTCGTCTTGGATCTGGAACGCCCGGCCGACCTCCGTGCCGTACCGGTACAGTTCCTGGACGACCTCGTCGTCGGCCCCCATCAGACTCGCCGGGATGGCGGCGCTGGCGCCGAACAACACGGCGGTCTTCAGCTCCACCATCTCCAGGTACTCGTCGGGGGTCACGTCCGTCCGGTTCTCGTAGGCCACGTCCAACGACTGCCCCTCACAGATCCGCGTACACGTGGAGGCGAGCCGGTGCATCGCCGCGACCTCGTTCTCCGGGCGCGCGCCGGTGTCCGAGATCATCTCGAACGCCTTCGCGTACAGCGTGTCACCCGCCAGGATCGCCGTCTCGGTGTCGTACTCCACGTGGACCGCCGGGACGCCCCGCCGCAGGTCGTCCTCGTCCATGATGTCGTCGTGGATCAGGGTGAACGACTGGATCACCTCGACACTCAACGCGGCCCGCAGGAGGTCGAACT
This window encodes:
- a CDS encoding HalX domain-containing protein produces the protein MSEDLPSVLVVEDEADLADLYAAWLGGEYDVRTAYGGHEAIDQLSEEIDVILLDRRMPGLSGDEVLVSVRDRGVDARVAMVTAVEPDFDIVEMGFDDYLVKPVTREKLMETVESLLRRSEYDSGVQELYAVASKKAVLESEKGQAALEESEEYADLEARYDELQAELDTQIEEFSDHGEFEQAFKQFDKGDPSEDDDGDDDLDFGI
- the idsA3 gene encoding geranylfarnesyl diphosphate synthase; translated protein: MTQDAMEKRVLDAVRERRELVNEAVDEDLPMAEPERLYEATRYIIEAGGKRLRPTVSLLVGESLGDVAPMTADFRSFPALDGWEFDLLRAALSVEVIQSFTLIHDDIMDEDDLRRGVPAVHVEYDTETAILAGDTLYAKAFEMISDTGARPENEVAAMHRLASTCTRICEGQSLDVAYENRTDVTPDEYLEMVELKTAVLFGASAAIPASLMGADDEVVQELYRYGTEVGRAFQIQDDLLDLTTPSEKLGKQRGSDLVEGKETMVTLHARQQGVDVDGLVDAETPEDVTEDAVEEAVAVLEEAGSIDFARDRAQELADEGRDRLSALPDNEARALLDDLAEYLISRNY
- a CDS encoding luciferase, translating into MNVTTATTTGRTAIERTGIDGVVVKPTETAPLAATDTPFDLVCVDYEGREALPDAETLAALADRTTLRVTTPVRADGFDPLGDDGLLDRLPADARRVLVAGHGAYLDDAEQERAVAPRLGAAVETAADPWVGTESVERLALAAGGVQYELLSRRTESALRGLRAAGFEGDVAVYAPTVPTDDEDAILDAVGAYAARRGPVRRALPDDAATDASASGRAREVLTQAVRDYALVGDHETVGERVSTLKEAGADLVVGYPAAGIETFTE